The following coding sequences lie in one Haloarcula marina genomic window:
- a CDS encoding MBL fold metallo-hydrolase, which produces MNAEDFPTPDAEVESINPETLKQRIDDGESVTILDARMSGDYDEWHIDGENVESINVPYFHFLDEELDADIIADVPEDREITVLCAKGGASEYVAGTLAERGYDVHHLEDGMNGWARIYETVEVADYDGAGTLLQYQRPSSGCLGYLVYDDDEAAIIDPLRAFTDRYLDDADELGVDLKYALDTHIHADHISGVRDLAAEGVEGVIPAAAVDRGVTYAEELTTAEDGDEFHVGDATIETVATPGHTTGMTSYLVDGSLLATGDGLFIESVARPDLEEGDEGAPDAARMLYESLQDRVLTLPDDTLVGGAHFSDAAVPADDGTYTAPIGQLVEKMDALTMDEDDFVETVLADMPPRPANYEDIIATNLGQNTVGDDEAFTLELGPNNCAASQESLAGD; this is translated from the coding sequence ATGAATGCTGAAGACTTCCCGACGCCGGACGCAGAAGTCGAATCGATCAACCCCGAAACTCTGAAGCAGCGAATCGACGACGGAGAATCGGTCACCATCCTCGACGCGCGCATGTCTGGGGACTACGATGAGTGGCACATCGACGGGGAGAATGTCGAATCCATCAACGTTCCATACTTCCACTTCCTGGACGAGGAACTGGACGCAGACATCATCGCGGACGTCCCGGAAGACCGCGAGATCACGGTCCTCTGTGCGAAAGGCGGGGCGAGCGAGTACGTCGCGGGCACGCTCGCGGAGCGTGGCTACGACGTCCACCACCTCGAAGATGGGATGAACGGGTGGGCCCGCATCTACGAAACCGTCGAAGTCGCCGACTATGACGGGGCCGGAACGCTGCTGCAGTACCAGCGACCGTCCTCCGGTTGCCTGGGCTACCTCGTCTACGACGACGACGAGGCCGCCATCATCGACCCGCTACGCGCGTTTACCGACCGATATCTCGACGACGCCGACGAGCTCGGGGTCGACCTGAAGTACGCACTGGATACGCACATCCACGCGGACCACATCTCTGGCGTGCGTGACCTCGCCGCTGAAGGTGTCGAGGGCGTCATTCCTGCCGCGGCCGTCGACCGCGGCGTCACCTACGCCGAAGAGCTGACGACCGCCGAGGACGGTGACGAGTTCCACGTCGGCGACGCGACTATCGAGACCGTCGCCACGCCCGGCCACACGACCGGGATGACCTCGTATCTCGTCGACGGAAGCCTGCTCGCTACTGGAGACGGACTGTTCATCGAGAGCGTCGCCCGTCCGGACCTCGAGGAGGGCGACGAGGGCGCGCCGGACGCTGCCCGGATGCTCTACGAGTCGCTGCAGGACCGCGTGTTGACGCTCCCCGACGACACGCTCGTCGGTGGCGCGCACTTCAGCGACGCCGCCGTCCCTGCCGACGACGGGACCTACACGGCGCCTATCGGTCAGCTCGTCGAGAAGATGGATGCGCTCACGATGGACGAGGACGACTTCGTCGAGACAGTCCTCGCGGACATGCCCCCACGGCCAGCCAACTACGAAGATATCATCGCGACGAACCTCGGTCAGAACACCGTCGGTGACGACGAGGCGTTCACGCTGGAACTCGGACCGAACAACTGCGCGGCGAGCCAGGAATCGCTCGCGGGTGACTAA
- a CDS encoding YeeE/YedE family protein — MVADPVPLQLAAELFPNGISRYAIGGLFVGLGAAVIYVGTGISAGASTFLESTLSYVSDQSRFQQYVTSRDWRLVFTLGIVLGAAVYAVVYQGGTWTTDVSWWRLLLGGVFVGIGTRVGKGCTSGHGVCGVGSASKTSIAGVLAFLLVAILTAQVVAALGVTP, encoded by the coding sequence ATGGTAGCTGATCCAGTCCCGCTCCAGCTGGCCGCCGAACTCTTCCCAAACGGGATTAGCCGGTACGCCATCGGCGGGCTCTTCGTCGGTCTCGGCGCGGCAGTCATCTACGTGGGCACCGGTATCAGTGCCGGTGCGAGCACGTTCCTCGAGTCGACACTGTCGTACGTCTCCGACCAATCGCGATTCCAGCAGTACGTCACCTCACGGGACTGGCGGCTCGTGTTCACGCTCGGTATCGTTCTCGGGGCCGCTGTGTACGCTGTGGTCTATCAGGGCGGCACGTGGACGACGGATGTCTCGTGGTGGCGACTCCTGTTGGGCGGCGTCTTCGTCGGCATCGGAACGCGCGTCGGGAAGGGGTGTACCTCGGGCCACGGCGTCTGTGGCGTGGGGTCGGCCTCGAAAACGTCCATCGCGGGCGTGCTCGCTTTCCTGCTGGTGGCGATACTCACCGCACAGGTGGTCGCTGCACTAGGGGTGACCCCCTAA
- a CDS encoding YeeE/YedE family protein: MAASSDRHPLFIPLVLVGGLIFGFGLGYSHMARPEVVLNFLQFEDFGLLFVMFGGAAVTGIVFFLMPRVLDRAPLTGDRFERRLKSFDRNVLVGGAIFGVGWGLSGICPGAAYASLGIGNVTILWALAGMFLGAYLQGWWRSRATDDVDVTATGAD; the protein is encoded by the coding sequence ATGGCAGCGTCCAGTGACCGGCACCCGCTGTTCATCCCGCTCGTGCTGGTCGGCGGGCTCATCTTCGGCTTTGGGCTCGGTTACAGCCACATGGCCCGCCCCGAAGTGGTACTGAACTTCCTCCAGTTCGAGGACTTCGGCCTGCTGTTCGTGATGTTCGGCGGCGCGGCTGTGACGGGAATCGTGTTCTTCCTCATGCCGCGCGTGCTAGACCGGGCGCCCCTGACCGGCGACCGGTTCGAACGTCGGCTGAAGTCCTTCGACCGGAACGTGCTGGTCGGCGGTGCTATCTTCGGCGTCGGCTGGGGACTGTCGGGTATCTGTCCGGGTGCCGCCTACGCCAGCCTCGGCATCGGCAACGTGACCATCCTCTGGGCGCTGGCGGGGATGTTCCTCGGCGCGTATCTGCAGGGGTGGTGGCGAAGCCGGGCAACCGACGACGTCGACGTCACCGCCACCGGGGCAGACTGA
- a CDS encoding inorganic phosphate transporter, with product MELQLLALFLTAGLASLFMSWVIGAGSSGATPFAPAVGANAISTMKAAFVVGIFGLAGAVTQGANVSEAVGRGLVGGVTLPAVGVIVALVAGAGLMAVGIYTGYPIATAFTVTGAVIGVGMALGGTPVWGKYQQIGTVWALTPFVGGGLAYAIASVLPRSDVPEVATVPTLAALVGIVLANVEFAFLGPSGGPGSLTRFGQRLLGIDGVVATVALSGVVAFVVWGVVYRDLRHDEADGLRHVLIALGSLVAFSAGGSQVGLAVGPLLPLLDEAVPLSPAVVLLGGGLGILVGSWTGAPRMIKSLAQDYSSLGPRRSIAALVPSFLIAQLAVFLGVPVSFNEIIVSAIIGSGAAVGGSEAIDPQKILVTVGAWVGSFALALTVGFGSMTVMAAF from the coding sequence ATGGAACTACAGCTTCTCGCCCTCTTCCTGACTGCTGGTCTCGCGAGCCTGTTCATGTCGTGGGTCATCGGTGCTGGCTCCAGCGGCGCGACACCCTTCGCACCCGCTGTCGGTGCCAATGCCATCTCGACGATGAAGGCGGCGTTCGTCGTGGGCATCTTCGGACTCGCGGGCGCGGTGACACAGGGCGCAAACGTCTCGGAAGCGGTTGGGCGTGGCCTCGTCGGCGGCGTCACTCTTCCTGCAGTCGGCGTTATCGTCGCCTTGGTGGCGGGTGCCGGGCTCATGGCCGTCGGTATCTACACCGGCTACCCCATCGCGACGGCGTTTACCGTCACCGGCGCAGTCATCGGTGTCGGGATGGCCCTCGGCGGCACCCCCGTCTGGGGGAAGTACCAACAAATCGGGACCGTCTGGGCGCTCACACCATTCGTCGGCGGCGGTCTCGCCTACGCCATCGCCAGCGTGTTGCCGCGGTCAGACGTCCCAGAAGTGGCCACAGTTCCGACGCTCGCGGCGCTGGTCGGCATCGTGTTGGCCAACGTCGAGTTCGCGTTTCTCGGACCTAGCGGCGGGCCGGGCTCGCTGACACGCTTCGGACAGCGACTGCTCGGCATCGACGGGGTCGTGGCGACAGTGGCACTCTCCGGTGTCGTCGCCTTCGTAGTGTGGGGCGTGGTGTACCGTGATCTCCGCCACGACGAGGCAGACGGCCTCAGACACGTCCTGATAGCGCTCGGTTCGCTGGTCGCGTTTTCGGCTGGCGGGAGTCAGGTCGGACTGGCGGTCGGCCCATTGCTCCCACTGCTGGACGAGGCCGTCCCGCTCTCGCCAGCGGTCGTCTTGCTGGGTGGTGGCCTCGGTATCCTCGTCGGGTCGTGGACCGGTGCGCCCCGGATGATAAAGTCGCTCGCGCAGGACTACTCCTCGCTGGGGCCGCGGCGCTCTATCGCCGCACTCGTCCCATCGTTCCTCATCGCTCAGCTCGCCGTCTTCCTCGGTGTGCCGGTGTCGTTCAACGAGATTATCGTCAGCGCTATCATCGGGAGCGGTGCCGCAGTCGGCGGCAGCGAGGCAATCGACCCGCAAAAGATTCTGGTCACGGTTGGCGCATGGGTCGGTTCGTTCGCACTCGCACTGACCGTCGGCTTCGGATCGATGACTGTGATGGCCGCGTTCTAG
- a CDS encoding universal stress protein, with the protein MRAIYATDLSAASEAAIQNETCLECLGRIGVDTVHLVTVIPSNVHVGMPGLNFSKRREQGLTRYQNVMENAGFDTETHVVRGTPHRRINGIAEAEKADLTIIGSRGQSPLDNRVIGSTARNLARTTVVPLLVNRIERSTDDPAVLREHLFQRVLYATDFSENAARAFDAFQYLRHATQEATLVHVESPKDETGDEEPSERLTALADTLAQWDIDTEVMVRSGDPAEEILDVETDVTPTTTLIGSRGQSRMRRLLLGSVSEDIVARARGNVYLVPPPRTA; encoded by the coding sequence ATGAGGGCCATCTATGCGACAGATCTCTCGGCGGCGAGTGAAGCGGCGATTCAGAACGAGACGTGTCTCGAATGTCTCGGCCGCATCGGTGTCGACACCGTTCACCTCGTCACGGTCATCCCGTCGAACGTTCACGTGGGAATGCCGGGACTGAACTTCAGCAAGCGGCGGGAACAGGGGCTCACGCGGTACCAGAACGTGATGGAGAACGCTGGGTTCGACACTGAAACCCACGTGGTACGTGGCACTCCCCACCGGCGCATCAACGGCATCGCAGAGGCAGAGAAAGCCGACCTGACGATTATCGGTTCCCGCGGACAGAGTCCGCTCGACAACCGCGTCATCGGCTCTACAGCCCGCAATCTCGCGCGGACAACCGTCGTTCCGCTACTGGTCAACCGTATCGAACGCAGTACCGACGACCCGGCGGTACTCAGGGAGCATCTGTTCCAGCGAGTACTCTACGCGACAGACTTCTCAGAGAACGCAGCGCGTGCCTTCGACGCGTTCCAGTATCTCCGCCACGCGACCCAGGAAGCGACGCTCGTCCACGTCGAATCACCGAAAGACGAGACGGGCGACGAGGAACCATCCGAACGGCTCACTGCGCTCGCGGACACGCTGGCACAGTGGGACATCGATACGGAAGTTATGGTTCGCAGTGGCGACCCCGCCGAGGAGATTCTCGACGTCGAGACGGACGTGACGCCAACGACGACGCTTATCGGGTCCCGTGGCCAGAGCCGGATGCGCAGACTGTTGCTCGGGAGTGTCTCTGAGGATATCGTCGCTCGCGCACGCGGGAACGTTTACCTCGTCCCGCCCCCACGAACAGCCTGA
- a CDS encoding DUF7512 family protein — MVDLAAFASMGAGGVDAAMLIGAVLLEAALLYVGYGALEQAFGDRVVKQLRGE, encoded by the coding sequence ATGGTAGACCTCGCGGCTTTCGCATCGATGGGCGCAGGCGGCGTCGACGCAGCGATGCTCATCGGTGCGGTGCTCCTAGAGGCAGCCCTCCTCTACGTCGGATACGGCGCACTCGAACAGGCATTCGGAGACCGTGTGGTCAAGCAACTCAGAGGGGAGTGA
- a CDS encoding sulfite exporter TauE/SafE family protein, with protein sequence MEILGLSLAMVVLFIGFGLLIGVLFGFFGMGGSFLVTPALLVMGYPTRVAVGSGLAFVFGTSVIATLKHRDMGQVDYKLGLLMIAGTTAGIEAGKEIVLHLETLGMAGSIISVTYVVLLGGIGAFVTYEALRGGDSEGGIDHDAADTEVDADDIPDIAKKIQSYRVPPMISLRGGISVSLWMILGVAFVTGLLSGFLGVGGGFIRMPALFYLIGVPVPIAVGTDLFEIVFSGGFGSFLYALDGGVDLSIVLPLLAGSAFGARVGSAATSIVNEDDIKVYFGLMLLGGALAVAVREIGNVYGINVLNTVSLVLILGSALLVSGAVVYSSITALREESQSSSPV encoded by the coding sequence ATGGAGATACTGGGACTCAGTCTCGCGATGGTGGTGCTGTTCATCGGGTTCGGCCTACTCATCGGCGTGCTCTTCGGATTCTTCGGGATGGGTGGTTCGTTCCTAGTCACGCCAGCGTTGCTGGTGATGGGGTATCCCACCCGGGTTGCCGTGGGGAGCGGACTCGCATTCGTCTTCGGGACCTCAGTCATCGCGACGCTGAAACACCGAGACATGGGGCAGGTCGACTACAAGTTGGGTTTACTGATGATTGCGGGGACGACCGCCGGCATCGAGGCCGGGAAAGAGATAGTCCTCCACCTCGAGACGCTCGGGATGGCAGGCAGCATCATCAGTGTCACGTACGTCGTCCTGCTGGGCGGTATCGGCGCGTTCGTTACGTACGAGGCGCTGCGAGGTGGCGACAGTGAGGGCGGTATCGACCACGACGCCGCGGACACCGAGGTCGACGCTGACGATATTCCGGACATCGCCAAGAAGATTCAGTCGTACCGCGTCCCGCCGATGATATCACTACGTGGAGGTATCAGCGTATCGCTGTGGATGATACTGGGCGTCGCGTTCGTTACGGGGCTCCTGTCCGGATTCCTCGGCGTCGGCGGCGGGTTCATCCGCATGCCCGCGCTGTTCTATCTCATCGGGGTACCCGTTCCCATCGCCGTCGGGACGGACCTCTTCGAAATCGTCTTCTCGGGTGGCTTCGGGAGCTTCCTGTACGCACTTGACGGCGGTGTCGACCTCTCTATCGTCCTCCCGCTGCTGGCAGGAAGCGCCTTCGGTGCCCGTGTGGGCTCGGCCGCGACAAGCATCGTCAACGAGGACGACATCAAGGTGTACTTTGGGCTGATGCTGCTTGGAGGCGCGCTAGCCGTTGCGGTTCGTGAAATCGGCAACGTCTACGGCATCAACGTGCTGAACACGGTCAGTCTGGTGCTCATCCTCGGCTCCGCGCTGCTAGTCAGCGGGGCCGTCGTCTACAGCAGCATCACTGCGCTCCGCGAGGAGAGTCAGTCCTCCTCACCCGTCTAA
- a CDS encoding helix-turn-helix domain-containing protein, with amino-acid sequence MPDSMSEQLQQDMECEGLLECFHGLKELDKECFRALVTAGEPLTVDEIAEAVDRERSTAYRAVQRLLQTGFIQKEQINYDQGGYYHVYRPTDPSKIAGEMQRMLNDWYAKMGQLIQEFETKYENETESAPQIES; translated from the coding sequence ATGCCAGATTCGATGAGCGAACAACTACAACAGGATATGGAGTGTGAGGGGCTGTTGGAGTGTTTTCACGGCCTCAAGGAACTTGACAAGGAGTGCTTCCGGGCGCTTGTCACTGCGGGGGAGCCACTCACCGTCGACGAGATAGCCGAAGCCGTCGACAGAGAGCGGTCGACCGCCTACCGGGCGGTCCAGCGTCTCCTCCAAACCGGCTTCATCCAGAAAGAACAGATCAACTACGACCAAGGCGGCTACTACCACGTCTACCGACCAACCGATCCCTCGAAAATCGCGGGAGAGATGCAGCGGATGCTCAACGACTGGTACGCCAAGATGGGACAGCTCATCCAAGAGTTCGAGACGAAGTACGAGAACGAAACCGAGTCGGCCCCTCAGATCGAGAGCTGA
- a CDS encoding Zn-ribbon domain-containing OB-fold protein, translating to MTDTDSTTTGPLAPEDITAESPFTLPGFFDALAAGRLMAARCTECETHLLPPRPACYNCGSRAVTLSEQPRTGEVVSYTSVKRPPSAFEHLAPITVAVVELDSSARLTGRVTASLESVAIGDRVELRVCDPETVDIDPEFNLSYEEEWPVHVFDRL from the coding sequence ATGACAGACACCGACTCCACGACGACGGGACCGCTCGCACCCGAAGACATCACCGCCGAGTCGCCGTTTACGCTCCCCGGCTTCTTCGACGCGTTAGCTGCGGGCCGGTTGATGGCCGCCCGCTGTACGGAGTGTGAGACACACCTGCTACCGCCTCGCCCAGCCTGTTACAACTGTGGCAGCCGGGCAGTCACACTCTCGGAACAGCCCCGGACCGGCGAGGTGGTTTCGTACACGTCGGTCAAGCGACCGCCGTCCGCGTTCGAACATCTGGCGCCGATCACCGTCGCAGTGGTCGAACTCGACTCGTCGGCTCGGCTTACAGGTCGAGTCACCGCGTCGCTCGAGAGCGTCGCCATCGGTGACCGCGTCGAACTCCGAGTCTGTGACCCCGAGACAGTCGATATCGATCCGGAGTTCAACCTGTCGTACGAAGAGGAGTGGCCGGTCCACGTCTTCGACCGACTGTGA
- a CDS encoding thiolase C-terminal domain-containing protein → MATAHLIAVGSSPLGKTDLPGRDLFSRAIAEAFEGLPDPADVVDGLYVGAQSERYENQIMQGTLMAEWAGLRNVPAERVEACAAAGALALKNAVRDVRAGVHDAVLACGVEKMTAGGTEGATNALGAAFERALEQRSGITAPATYALLARRYLHETDATERDLARIAVKNHRNAASNPRAMFQQAVDVETVMDAPDVAPPLKLYDCAPVTDGAAAVVVANDEVAADLQRRHDAVHVAGVGSAANNLAVAERDLTFVEGANVAASTAYEDADVDAADIDVAEVHDAFTVCEALLAEAAEFAPKGRGIETVEDPGDRSAGWTDVQINTSGGLKARGHPIGATGLLQAIEAYEQLTDRAGERQVADANTALLINEGGVADAHTVAHVLTHND, encoded by the coding sequence ATGGCTACAGCGCATCTCATCGCGGTCGGCTCCTCGCCGCTGGGCAAGACGGACCTGCCCGGCCGCGACCTGTTCTCTCGGGCCATAGCCGAGGCGTTCGAGGGGCTGCCCGACCCAGCCGACGTCGTGGACGGATTGTACGTCGGCGCTCAGTCCGAGCGGTACGAGAACCAGATCATGCAGGGGACACTCATGGCCGAGTGGGCCGGGTTGCGGAACGTCCCCGCGGAGCGCGTCGAGGCGTGTGCGGCCGCCGGTGCGCTCGCGCTCAAGAACGCCGTCCGCGACGTTCGGGCGGGCGTCCACGACGCCGTGCTGGCCTGCGGCGTCGAGAAGATGACCGCTGGCGGGACCGAGGGGGCCACCAACGCGCTCGGTGCCGCCTTCGAGCGGGCCCTGGAACAGCGGTCCGGGATCACCGCGCCCGCCACGTACGCCCTCCTCGCTCGGCGATACCTCCACGAAACCGACGCGACGGAACGCGACCTGGCCAGGATCGCCGTAAAGAACCACCGAAACGCGGCGTCCAACCCACGGGCGATGTTCCAGCAAGCAGTCGACGTCGAGACGGTCATGGACGCTCCCGATGTCGCTCCTCCGCTGAAACTGTACGACTGTGCGCCGGTCACCGACGGTGCCGCGGCCGTCGTCGTCGCGAACGACGAAGTAGCGGCCGACCTGCAGCGCCGTCACGACGCAGTCCACGTGGCAGGCGTTGGCTCGGCGGCCAACAACCTCGCCGTCGCGGAGCGAGACCTGACGTTCGTCGAGGGCGCGAACGTCGCTGCCTCGACCGCCTACGAGGATGCCGACGTGGACGCCGCGGATATCGACGTCGCGGAAGTCCACGACGCCTTCACCGTCTGCGAGGCACTGCTGGCCGAGGCCGCCGAGTTCGCTCCCAAGGGTCGTGGAATCGAGACCGTCGAGGACCCCGGAGACCGGTCGGCGGGCTGGACTGACGTCCAAATCAACACCAGCGGCGGACTGAAGGCCCGCGGACACCCGATTGGGGCGACCGGGCTGCTGCAGGCCATCGAAGCCTACGAACAGCTCACCGACCGGGCCGGTGAGCGGCAAGTGGCCGACGCCAACACCGCGCTGCTCATCAATGAAGGTGGCGTCGCGGACGCCCACACTGTGGCCCACGTATTGACGCACAATGACTGA
- a CDS encoding long-chain-fatty-acid--CoA ligase, whose protein sequence is MHRAMTTLDFLDRGVDVYGDAVGVIAHDGTEYTYAEFGERVDRAAAALSTIGIEEGDRVALLSPNTHWFLETLYAINVLGAISVPLNYRLIADDYEYILNDCGAQAVVADYEYAEKIEAVRDQVPATAFVANPADRVDGDWRDYESLLEEADPGGVERPDISEDDPATINYTSGTTGDPKGVVRTHRTEHWHALITTHHTEVRDDDAYLWTLPMFHVNGWGYPYVITGVGGTHVCQRHFDAEGAFERIHDHDVTYLCGAPTVLDSMVDHYEDNDIAATGDKPVRISTAASPPPEATIRTVEDELGWDILHVYGLTETGPLITTSNSPRRIESEGRFAVKTRQGHAMLGTELRVVDESGADVPRDDETMGEIVVRGNQVMDRYWNKPEQTREAFSSRVDGWFHTGDFATIDELGMISIKDRKKDVIISGGENISSVEVENALYDHPDIRRVAVIGVPHEKWGETPKAIVVLESGADLTEDGVIEFARDNLAHFKCPTVVEFVEDLPETSTGKIRKVELRETHSDPVG, encoded by the coding sequence ATGCATCGAGCGATGACGACGCTCGACTTCCTCGACAGGGGGGTCGACGTCTACGGTGACGCCGTCGGTGTAATCGCCCACGACGGCACCGAGTACACGTACGCCGAGTTCGGCGAGCGAGTCGACCGAGCGGCGGCGGCACTTTCGACCATCGGCATCGAGGAGGGCGACCGCGTGGCGCTGCTCTCGCCCAACACACACTGGTTTCTGGAGACGCTGTACGCGATCAACGTCCTCGGGGCCATCTCGGTCCCGCTGAACTACCGGCTCATCGCCGACGACTACGAGTACATCCTCAACGACTGCGGGGCCCAGGCGGTCGTCGCCGACTACGAGTACGCTGAGAAAATCGAGGCGGTCCGCGACCAAGTACCCGCCACGGCGTTCGTCGCCAACCCGGCCGACCGCGTCGACGGCGACTGGCGCGACTACGAGTCACTCCTGGAAGAAGCCGACCCCGGAGGTGTCGAGCGTCCCGACATCTCCGAGGACGACCCCGCGACGATCAACTACACGAGCGGGACGACCGGCGACCCGAAAGGCGTGGTCCGGACCCACCGCACCGAACACTGGCACGCACTGATTACCACCCATCACACCGAGGTCAGGGACGACGACGCCTACCTCTGGACGCTCCCGATGTTCCACGTCAACGGGTGGGGCTATCCCTACGTCATCACCGGCGTCGGCGGGACGCACGTCTGCCAGCGCCACTTCGACGCCGAAGGCGCCTTCGAGCGCATCCACGACCACGACGTGACTTATCTCTGCGGCGCGCCGACGGTGCTCGACTCGATGGTCGACCACTACGAGGACAACGACATCGCAGCGACCGGTGACAAGCCGGTCAGAATCTCGACCGCGGCCAGCCCACCGCCCGAAGCCACCATCCGGACCGTCGAGGACGAACTCGGCTGGGACATCCTGCACGTCTACGGACTGACGGAGACCGGCCCGCTGATAACGACGAGCAACTCGCCGCGCCGGATCGAGAGCGAGGGCCGCTTCGCGGTCAAGACCCGCCAGGGCCACGCCATGCTCGGGACCGAACTACGTGTCGTCGACGAGAGCGGTGCCGACGTCCCCCGCGACGACGAGACGATGGGCGAAATCGTCGTCCGCGGCAACCAGGTCATGGACCGCTACTGGAACAAGCCCGAGCAGACCCGCGAGGCGTTCAGCAGCCGGGTCGACGGGTGGTTCCACACGGGCGACTTCGCCACTATCGACGAACTTGGGATGATCTCGATCAAGGACCGCAAGAAGGACGTCATCATCAGCGGCGGCGAGAACATCTCCAGCGTCGAGGTCGAGAACGCCCTCTACGACCACCCCGACATCCGGCGCGTCGCCGTGATCGGCGTCCCCCACGAGAAGTGGGGTGAGACACCCAAAGCAATCGTCGTGCTCGAATCCGGCGCCGACCTCACCGAGGACGGAGTGATCGAGTTCGCACGCGACAACCTCGCACACTTCAAATGCCCGACCGTCGTCGAGTTTGTCGAGGACCTCCCCGAGACCTCGACAGGCAAAATCCGCAAAGTCGAACTCCGGGAGACCCACAGCGACCCTGTCGGGTGA
- a CDS encoding DoxX family protein has protein sequence MSARLAQFKRPLLYVMGPLYIVAGLLHFVVPELYVQIVPPIFPAALLLVYLSGLAEIAVGIGVLLPQTRKYAAWATVALLITIFPANIYMATSGLVIEGVPGGGDPSELIRWARLPLQGVLILWAYWYTNPRINTGHR, from the coding sequence ATGTCTGCTCGTTTGGCGCAGTTCAAACGCCCGTTGCTCTACGTGATGGGGCCATTGTACATCGTTGCTGGACTCCTCCATTTCGTCGTCCCAGAGTTGTACGTCCAAATTGTCCCGCCGATATTCCCAGCAGCACTCTTGCTGGTTTATCTGTCCGGGCTCGCCGAAATCGCTGTGGGCATCGGGGTATTGCTCCCACAAACGAGAAAATACGCAGCGTGGGCGACGGTTGCGTTGCTCATAACGATCTTTCCTGCGAACATCTACATGGCTACCAGTGGTCTCGTCATCGAAGGAGTGCCCGGCGGCGGCGATCCGTCAGAACTCATCCGGTGGGCACGGCTACCACTGCAGGGCGTCCTAATCCTCTGGGCGTACTGGTATACGAATCCCCGAATCAATACTGGTCACAGGTGA